CTTAAGGAAAAAACTGATGCTGATGGAAATGTGTTGTTCAAATTTGCACATGCTAGTATTGATGCACCAACATCCCAGATTGAAGAGTGTAAGTACACCTTTTCTCATATGGAGTATAATGTTTATATTGACCTGTATAaggattattatatttttctaaATCCTTTGTGCTGGGAACTGttgatgaaataaagaaagaaggaTAATTTTGGTCAAACCATATATATTCTGACTGAAGCAGTTTTTTTTATACTTGCTCTCCGTTTCCTTTGTTTACAAAGTAATGctggaatagacaaagaaagactcCATGTTTCCTGATAAGATATTCTAGAATTACCAAATCATGAATATTACAGGGATATTtgctgaaagttgattgagaaagtatcttatatctgtatatttttttgtacTAAATTTATCCTCATTGTTAAACTGATCTTTAGATACTGATATTTATGCACAGGTATGAGACAGCTGAATGGGGCATCATGGCATGGTTCTTTTTTGAGGGTTGAGCCTGCAAAAGAAAGTTTCCTGGATCGCCTGAAGAGGGAGAGAGCTACTATGCAGCAACATGAAAAAAAGCAGCCTTCACATGATGAAAAGGGTGGTGAAATTATCATTCAGAAGCCACCAAAAGATCTGGAAGCAGAGAGAAGTGATGCTGTTAATAAaaatcaaacaaatatgaaaaaaaaggataaaacctCTAATGAAAGTGCCCATGTTGAAATTTCATTGTGTAAAGATGCAATGCATACAAGTGAATgtcagaaagagaagagaaagaaactgAAAAGGAAAGATTCTGAAAAAACATGCTTAACAGCAGAAAACAAACTGCCTGTCTTGCTAAGATCCAgttcacagaaaaaaaataaagttgaaGAGGAGATGCTTTCAAGCTTCAAGAGCTTTAGTTCTGTTTGGGCTGATTCTGACTCAGAGAATAATGAAATACTTGATGTGAAGAGGAATGATTTATTTGATGACAAAAAGGATATCTCTGATCctgatgaatataatgatatcAAATCTGCTAAGTCATCATATGTGAAATCTCTCAGGCCATGCAAGGAAGTGAAAAGTGTAGAGGTAAGATGCTTCTGAAAACTCCAGAATGCTATTTTTCTGTTACGGTAGATAGTTAATTACATATACAATATAAGGATTCCAAGTATTTAGTAATCCTTTTTTATTATGTTAGGGCAACTGATTGCTCTAATCAAAgccatggatgaaggcaagcaagtgtgaatatgtacatttgtaaatACTGataagtttgtgtatgtgtatacatatgtatgtattcttatgagtccacggaaaatgaaacacgataagttgccaagtgcactttcgtgtaataatcacatcatcaagggagacacaagagagaaatataatagtcagttgatatacatcgaagagacgaagctaggacgccatttggtaaacaatcatgtttaccaaatggtgtcctagcttcgtctcttcgatgtatatcaactgacttatatttctctcttgtgtctcccctgatgatgtgattattacacgaaagtgcacttgagaacttatcgtgtttcattttccccgtggacccataggaatatcttgatcacgcgcaaaattgtgatcctttccaatatgtatgtatatgtgcatatattgatatgtatatatatgtatatgttgatatgtatatatatatatatgtttatgtgcatctaggggcatatatgtatatgtatgggtatacgagtagatgggccattcttcgtatgtttcctggctctccctcactgatgtaggaaactgcaaacaagtgtgtgaatgtaaccaagatgagaagaaaggagagatagaatgtttttttttttttttttttgaggaaagaaacctagatgttctatctctgagtgaaaggaagctcaagggtaagggaaagagtggtttgagaaagtcttgtgagtaaagtcaggggctggttagaggacaagaactaaggaaggagtagcacttctcctgaagcaggagttgtgggaatatgtgatagagtgtaggaaagtaaattgtgattgatgtgggtaaaactgaaagcagatggagagagatgggtgattattggtgcttatgcacctggtcattagaagaaagatcatgaggcaagtgttttgggagcagctgagttagtgtgttagcagctttgatgcacgagagtggGTTGtgttgatgggtgatttaaatgcgaaggtaagtaatgtgtcagttgagggtataattggtgtaaatggggtattcagtgttgtaaatggaaatggtgaagagcttgtatatttgtgtgctgaaaaaggactggtgattgggaatacctggtttaaaaagagatacacatacatatacgtatatgagtaggagatatggtcagagggcattattggattatgcgttgattgataggcatgtaaaagagagctttttggatgttaatgtgctgagaggggcagctggagggatgtctgatcactatcttgtggaggcgaaggtgaagatttgtagaggttttcaaaaaagaagagagaatgttggggagatgagagtggtgagagtaagtgagcttggaaaagacacttgtgtgaataagtaccaggagagattgagtgtagaatgtcaaaggtgagagaaaatgatgtgaggggagtgggtgaggaatggatgcatgtagggaagctgtgatggcttgtgcaaaagatgcatgtggcaagaaaggtggaaggtgggcagataagaaagggttgagtggtggaatgaagaagtaaagttgtaagtgaaagagaaagaggtgtttggacaatacttgcaaggaaggagtgcagatgacagggagatgtataaaagaaagtggcaggaggccaagagaaaggtgcaagggttgaaaaagagggcaaatgagagtgggggtgagaaagtatcattaaactttagggaaaataaaaagatgttttggaaggaggtagataacatgcgcaagacaagagaacaaatgggaacattggtggaggggcaagtggggaagtaataacaggtagtgacgaagtgagaaggggatagagtattttgaaggtttgttgaatgcgtttgatgataaagtggcagatattgaGCGTTTTGAtgtgggtggtgtgcaaagtgagagggtcagggagaaggatttggttaagagagaagaggcagtgtaagctttgtggaaggtgaaatctggcaaggcagtgggtttggatggtattgcagtagaatttattaaaaaagggggagactgtgttgattggtggtaaggatgttcaatgtatgtatggctcatggtgcagtgcctgaggattggcggaatgcatgcttagtgccattgtacaaaggcaaaggggataaaggtgtgttttcAAACTaccgaggcataagtttgttgagtattcctgggaaattatatgggagggtattgattgagagagtgaaggcatgtacagagagagcatcagattggggaagagcagtgtggtttcagaagtggtagaggatgtgtggatcaggtgtttgctttgaagaatgtatgtgagaaatacttagaaaaacagatggatttgtatgtagcatttatggatttggagaaggcatatgataaagttgatagagatgctttgtggaaggtcttaagagtatattgtgtgggaagtaagttgctagaagcagtgaaaagtttataccaagggtgtaaggcatgtgtatgagttggaagagagtagagtgaatgtcggtctgtggcaggggtgagtaatgtccccatggttgtttgatttgtttatggatgggatggtgagggaggtaaatgcaagagttttggagaggggcaagtatgcagtcagttggggatgagaggagtctgggaagtgagtcaattgctcaccaatgatacagctctagtggctgattcgagggagaaactgcaaaagttggtgactgagtttggaaaagtgtgtgaaaggagaaagttgagagtaaatgtgaataagagcagggttattaggttcagtagggttgagggacaagttaattggggaggtagtaagtttgaatggagaaaaactggaggaagtgaagtgttttagatatctgggagtggacttaggagtggaagtgagtcaaagggtgagggaaggggcgaaggttctgggatcattgaagaatgtgtagaaggcgagaatgttatcttggagagcaaaaatgggtatgtttgaaggaaaagtgattccaacaatgttatatggttgcaaggcatggtctatggatagagttgtgtgaaggagggtggatgtgctggaaatgaaatgtttaaggaccttacaatatctggtgtgaggtggtttgatcgagtaagtaacgaaagggtaagagagatgtgtggtaataaaaagagtgtggttgagagggcagaagagggtgtatggaaatggtttggtcacatggagagaatgagtgaggaaaggttgacaaaggatatatgtgtcagaggtggaaggaatgaggagaagtgggaaaccaaattggagatggaaggatggaatgaaaaagattttgagtgatcagggcctgaagacacaagagggtgaaaggtttgcaaggaagatgagtgaattggaaagatgttgtatactggattgacgtgctgtcagttgattgaactagggcatgaaaagcatctggggtaaaccttggaaagtttggtggggcctggatgttgaaagggagctgtggtttcggtacattacacatgacagctagagactgagtgtgaacaaatgtggcctttgttgtcctttcctggtgctacctcgcatgtgcgtgagtggtgtgtgtgtgtgtgtgtgtgtgtgtgtgtatgtgagtgtgtgtgtgtgtgtgtgtgtgtgtgtgtgtgtgtgtgtgtgtgtgtgtgtgtgtgtgtgtgtgtgctgttttcaatatgtggcggggtggcaatgggaatggatgaaggcagcaagtatgaagatgtatgtgtatata
This genomic interval from Panulirus ornatus isolate Po-2019 chromosome 40, ASM3632096v1, whole genome shotgun sequence contains the following:
- the LOC139761493 gene encoding uncharacterized protein isoform X2 produces the protein MPEMRLYVGGLSDKVDRAALELRLSHYVSVFDVNLKEKTDADGNVLFKFAHASIDAPTSQIEECMRQLNGASWHGSFLRVEPAKESFLDRLKRERATMQQHEKKQPSHDEKGGEIIIQKPPKDLEAERSDAVNKNQTNMKKKDKTSNESAHVEISLCKDAMHTSECQKEKRKKLKRKDSEKTCLTAENKLPVLLRSSSQKKNKVEEEMLSSFKSFSSVWADSDSENNEILDVKRNDLFDDKKDISDPDEYNDIKSAKSSYVKSLRPCKEVKSVEQAEENVVCEPDAENKYVKITKALNFGQKSSGFSLLAQFSQQRKAGDEESGTKEVTVPVSALSRPVVLQHRQVKKKNFFVLPSDPRIEAAITWMAQSLTEEISKEFTEAQPHLREFYKTQAVLAQRKKQYGRGRGRGIGSRNPNEQYKW
- the LOC139761493 gene encoding uncharacterized protein isoform X1 is translated as MKASKWQNRMPEMRLYVGGLSDKVDRAALELRLSHYVSVFDVNLKEKTDADGNVLFKFAHASIDAPTSQIEECMRQLNGASWHGSFLRVEPAKESFLDRLKRERATMQQHEKKQPSHDEKGGEIIIQKPPKDLEAERSDAVNKNQTNMKKKDKTSNESAHVEISLCKDAMHTSECQKEKRKKLKRKDSEKTCLTAENKLPVLLRSSSQKKNKVEEEMLSSFKSFSSVWADSDSENNEILDVKRNDLFDDKKDISDPDEYNDIKSAKSSYVKSLRPCKEVKSVEQAEENVVCEPDAENKYVKITKALNFGQKSSGFSLLAQFSQQRKAGDEESGTKEVTVPVSALSRPVVLQHRQVKKKNFFVLPSDPRIEAAITWMAQSLTEEISKEFTEAQPHLREFYKTQAVLAQRKKQYGRGRGRGIGSRNPNEQYKW